A genomic segment from Zygotorulaspora mrakii chromosome 1, complete sequence encodes:
- a CDS encoding uncharacterized protein (similar to Saccharomyces cerevisiae APA1 (YCL050C) and APA2 (YDR530C); ancestral locus Anc_1.17), protein MLPKDLSQRIADKYATAVDNGHVKFTQSSTKKVKDTVSGMPYVLSYAPSLLDKPERGDDPERNPFGQPEPELTVLEDVADGEYRLLLNKFPVVAEHTLLVTKEVKQQQSPLSPIDLMTAYRILDRLDDEDENVRHMAFYNCGPSSGSSQDHKHLQILRLPQNFLTLQDKLCAGKSHFLPNFKTEPLQDNKVSFAHFVLPLPESKEEVDEELLTMSYVSLLQRALTFFQDWLGERPALQNNMGYNFLLTKNWICVVPRSSTKASSIDIGFNATGFAGLILVKKEDIYNKIQEDSNIINTALLECGFPNTAGVKSNEYNY, encoded by the coding sequence ATGTTACCCAAGGATCTATCGCAAAGGATTGCTGATAAATATGCCACTGCTGTGGATAACGGTCATGTTAAATTTACCCAGTCTTCGACAAAGAAAGTGAAGGATACTGTAAGTGGTATGCCATATGTTTTAAGTTATGCGCCCAGTTTGCTGGATAAGCCTGAGCGTGGTGATGACCCTGAACGGAACCCCTTTGGTCAGCCAGAGCCTGAGCTTACTGTCCTGGAGGATGTCGCTGACGGGGAGTACAGGCTACTGTTGAACAAGTTCCCTGTTGTAGCGGAACACACGTTACTCGTCACCAAGGAGGTCAAACAGCAACAGAGCCCACTGAGTCCAATTGATCTTATGACGGCTTACAGAATCTTGGACAGATTGGATGACGAGGATGAAAATGTTAGACATATGGCATTCTATAACTGTGGCCCATCAAGCGGTTCTTCGCAGGACCACAAACATTTACAAATCTTGAGATTAcctcaaaattttttgactttgCAGGACAAATTGTGTGCTGGTAAGTCCCATTTTTTGCCTAATTTCAAGACCGAGCCATTGCAGGATAACAAAGTATCATTTGCTCACTTTGTCTTGCCCTTACCGGAGTCCAAGGAAGAGGTAGATGAGGAGCTTTTGACAATGTCTTACGTCTCTCTGCTCCAAAGAGCCCTCACGTTTTTCCAGGATTGGCTCGGCGAGAGACCCGCACTGCAGAACAACATGGGCTACAATTTCCTATTGACTAAGAATTGGATATGTGTCGTCCCACGTTCCAGTACAAAGGCGAGCTCAATTGACATTGGATTCAACGCCACGGGTTTCGCTGGTCTTATCCttgtcaaaaaagaagatatcTACAATAAGATCCAGGAAGATTCGAATATTATAAACACGGCGCTATTGGAATGTGGCTTCCCCAACACAGCAGGTGTCAAATCAAACGAGTACAATTACTAG
- the CAB1 gene encoding pantothenate kinase (similar to Saccharomyces cerevisiae YDR531W; ancestral locus Anc_1.18), translated as MTDQRAKEIHYPCNYSDGNFNIAIDIGGSLAKVVFSPYGSERLMFHTIETEHIDKFIRLLHSIVENYHSGEYSTTRILATGGGAYKFHELLQEEFSAINAIVRLDEMECLIKGLDAFIHEVPDEVFTYNDQDGAKNVTLPRDATDPASIYPYLLVNIGSGVSILKVDEPGQFKRVGGSSLGGGTLWGLLSLITGAQTYDQMLDWAHVGDNTNVDMLVGDIYGTDYNKIGLKSSNIASSFGKVFQKRRNSVTSNRPRSSSTASNNIALTTSQTDIALRNKKFKNPDVCKSLLFAISNNIGQIAYLQAKIHNVQNIYFGGSYIRGHLTTMNTLSFAIDFWSQGNKQAFFLKHEGYLGAMGAFLSA; from the coding sequence ATGACGGACCAAAgagcaaaagaaattcacTATCCGTGCAACTACTCAGATGGCAATTTTAACATTGCAATTGATATTGGTGGTAGTTTAGCTAAAGTTGTGTTTTCGCCCTATGGAAGCGAGCGATTGATGTTTCATACTATTGAGACGGAAcacattgataaatttaTACGATTGTTGCATTCTATAGTGGAAAATTACCACAGTGGTGAGTACAGTACTACAAGAATACTCGCTACTGGTGGCGGAGCATATAAGTTTCATGAACTTTTACAGGAGGAATTTTCTGCAATCAACGCGATAGTACGCCTTGACGAGATGGAATGTCTCATCAAAGGATTAGACGCTTTCATACATGAAGTGCCCGATGAAGTGTTTACATACAATGATCAGGACGGCGCCAAGAATGTGACACTGCCTAGAGATGCCACAGACCCTGCAAGTATTTATCCCTATTTGCTTGTCAATATAGGCTCTGGCgtttcaatcttgaaagTTGACGAACCGGGGCAGTTCAAAAGAGTTGGCGGATCCTCACTTGGCGGTGGAACTCTGTGGGGGCTATTGAGCTTGATAACAGGTGCACAGACATATGACCAGATGTTAGATTGGGCCCATGTAGGCGACAACACTAACGTTGACATGCTGGTTGGAGATATCTACGGTACAGATTATAATAAGATAGGACtgaaatcttcaaatataGCAAGCTCCTTTGGAAAGGTATTTcagaagagaagaaattcaGTTACTAGTAATAGGCCTCGTTCATCTTCCACAGCTTCTAATAATATAGCATTAACCACATCACAGACTGACATTGCATTACgaaataagaaatttaAGAACCCTGATGTTTGTAAAAGTTTACTGTTTGCCATTTCAAATAACATTGGACAAATTGCCTATTTGCAAGCAAAGATTCATAATgtgcaaaatatttattttgGCGGTTCCTACATTAGAGGGCATCTTACAACGATGAATACACTAAGCTTTGCAATCGATTTTTGGTCCCAAGGCAATAAGCAGgctttttttctcaaacATGAAGGCTATCTTGGTGCCATGGGAGCATTTTTAAGTGCTTGA
- the KRE28 gene encoding Kre28p (similar to Saccharomyces cerevisiae YDR532C; ancestral locus Anc_1.19) translates to MTISGVCEFILILIRDIQRSVTKGIMSFESLHDYKTEIGNLENEIAKVSDEVLIAQERRFSDAVNEITQSVVTMSRESELIRILDNSDENLSQIERQIVDFGEIDKKIDAFNQLVDLLRVTYLEQETLDFFLRYTISSSELLHLDSIHDDKYVKLEEEVSNLKDTELRKHHVKIEETKLKIAVAGDNLAKTEDKVNEILLETTEVLDSCDQMMEELEKLREEYKIRNDRRENSDHDPLMETYHQWGQLKKTQGEYNILNDQLSEWEKVKKTYDFIGNMKRSNSSISDTDPRLVELGSTLESLIKIWEAKFLPAKGWQNLEVYPQTRKFQFDVSAIFTVVITLDDFSLIEDMKVYRKEEDIMRNDKNIENKLKKDHLGAKDIFNVMVHIINNLK, encoded by the coding sequence ATGACAATTAGCGGTGTATGtgaatttattttgatattaATTCGTGATATTCAAAGAAGTGTAACTAAAGGTATAATGTCATTCGAAAGTCTCCATGATTATAAAACAGAAATCGgcaatttggaaaatgaaatagcAAAAGTTAGTGATGAAGTACTAATAGCGCAAGAGCGTAGATTCTCGGACGCAGTGAACGAGATAACTCAGAGTGTGGTAACTATGAGCCGTGAAAGCGAATTGATTAGAATATTGGATAATAGTGATGAAAATCTATCTCAGATCGAACGACAAATCGTTGATTTCGGAGAAAtcgataaaaaaattgatgcaTTCAACCAGCTGGTAGATTTGTTAAGAGTTACTTATTTGGAGCAGGAGactcttgatttttttttaagatATACCATATCGTCATCAGAATTATTACATCTTGACTCCATACATGATGACAAATATGTGAAACTAGAAGAGGAAGTGAGTAATCTAAAGGATACCGAGCTAAGGAAGCACCATgtaaaaattgaagagacAAAACTGAAAATAGCAGTGGCGGGAGACAACTTGGCAAAGACGGAAGATAAGGTGAACGAAATCCTCTTGGAGACTACAGAAGTGCTGGACAGCTGTGATCAAATGATGGAAGAActagaaaaattgagagaaGAATATAAAATAAGAAACGATAGACGAGAGAACAGCGACCATGATCCGCTTATGGAGACTTATCATCAATGGGGACAATTAAAGAAAACACAGGGGGAATATAATATTTTAAATGATCAATTGAGTGAATGGGAAAAAGTAAAGAAAACTTATGATTTTATTGGGAACATGAAGAGGTCAAATTCCTCTATCTCTGATACGGATCCACGGCTGGTCGAACTAGGATCAACTCTTGAAAGCCTAATTAAGATATGGGAAGCTAAATTTCTACCAGCTAAAGGGTGGCAAAATCTTGAAGTTTATCCACAAACCAGAAAGTTTCAGTTCGATGTTTCAGCAATTTTTACTGTCGTAATAACTTTGGATGATTTCTCTCTTATAGAAGATATGAAAGTCTACAGGAAGGAAGAAGACATAATGagaaatgataaaaatatagaaaacaaaCTCAAGAAAGATCATTTGGGAGCTAAAGATATTTTTAATGTTATGGTGCATATTATAAATAATCTTAAATGA
- the QCR7 gene encoding ubiquinol--cytochrome-c reductase subunit 7 (similar to Saccharomyces cerevisiae QCR7 (YDR529C); ancestral locus Anc_1.16) encodes MPQSLTSIVKVGDYILNHAALSKIIVPVAQQFVKFGGYRKLGLRFDDLLMEENPIAQTALRRLPADESYARNFRIIRAHQCELTHHLLPKNEWIKPEDDVPYLLPYILEAEAAAKEKEELDNLEVAK; translated from the coding sequence ATGCCACAGTCCTTAACTTCCATTGTCAAAGTGGGTGATTACATTCTAAATCATGCAGCATTATCCAAGATAATTGTTCCAGTGGCTCAACAGTTTGTCAAGTTTGGTGGCTACAGGAAATTAGGTTTAAGATTTGACGATCTACTTATGGAGGAGAATCCAATCGCACAAACTGCTTTGAGAAGGCTACCAGCAGACGAATCATATGCCAGAAATTTTAGAATTATTAGAGCTCATCAATGTGAGTTGACGCACCATTTGCTACCAAAGAATGAATGGATAAAACCAGAAGATGATGTGCCTTATTTGTTGCCATACATTTTGGAAGCTGAGGCAGCTGcgaaagaaaaggaagagtTGGACAATTTGGAAGTTGCCAAATAG
- the RBA50 gene encoding Rba50p (similar to Saccharomyces cerevisiae RBA50 (YDR527W); ancestral locus Anc_1.20) yields MSLLGDIVEHDAVPDAPNSPDPPCNVNGFPELYRPTKISSWKQRLREKGAQARAKEKKDNGVSCSKEPPSGSRQRSEALSIHNENLQVLQNMSKEEILRERQELLESFDPKLLQKLIKNINKKSKGDNAPLFADIDGAPGTWIGGTDSVNDLLPLDDDQVDQALGISTNKKPTVEDFLQEKEASSENASIERLDEDDVAPLDFQMAQSIDHMSNEELLNDVHFIKHENSQEIELEFQKLDLNDPDFNEKVHQKFFPDLPKDIEKLKWMEPLDDSDKPQVINDVSQCRFDFKGNLVPPTREIHSTTHSALHHHSDDANLAGYTMPELQRLSRSSFSAQRSIAIQTLGRILYKLGKQSYYQLVPEVDLETYQRDGGSKEVINKIYSMFWDLCKVCRISECLNDAADEKKTKHISVRNYAVDALWLWKSGGGDFRDK; encoded by the coding sequence ATGAGTCTTCTGGGTGACATTGTAGAGCATGATGCGGTTCCTGATGCACCAAATTCGCCAGATCCACCATGCAATGTGAACGGGTTTCCGGAGCTGTACAGGCCAACAAAGATCTCGTCTTGGAAACAGAGGCTGCGTGAGAAGGGCGCCCAAGCAAGGGcgaaagagaagaaagataaTGGTGTTTCATGTTCGAAAGAACCCCCCAGTGGCTCCCGCCAAAGATCGGAAGCGTTGTCGATCCATAATGAAAATCTTCAGGTCCTTCAGAATATGTCGAAGGAGGAAATTCTGCGAGAAAGACAGGAACTTTTGGAGTCTTTTGACCCGAAACTTTTGCAAAAACttataaaaaatatcaacaagaAAAGTAAAGGTGACAATGCTCCTTTGTTTGCCGATATAGATGGTGCACCAGGTACCTGGATAGGTGGGACGGATTCTGTCAATGACCTGTTGCCTTTGGATGATGATCAGGTTGATCAGGCACTTGGTATCAGCACAAATAAGAAGCCTACAGTGGAGGATTTTCTCCAAGAGAAGGAGGCAAGTTCTGAAAACGCGTCTATCGAGCGGCTCGATGAAGACGATGTTGCACCGCTGGACTTCCAAATGGCTCAATCCATAGACCATATGTCAAATGAGGAACTTCTCAACGATGTGCATTTCATTAAACATGAAAATAGTCAAGAAATTGAgcttgaatttcaaaagttggATCTAAATGATCCAGATTTCAACGAGAAAgttcatcaaaaatttttcccTGATCTTCCGAaggatattgaaaagttgaaatgGATGGAACCGCTAGATGATTCTGACAAGCCACAGGTAATCAATGACGTTTCACAATGTAGATTTGATTTTAAGGGAAATTTAGTACCACCAACAAGAGAAATTCATTCAACAACACACTCAGCCTTACACCATCATTCAGACGATGCTAATCTTGCCGGTTACACGATGCCGGAGCTGCAGCGACTTTCAAGATCAAGTTTTTCTGCGCAAAGATCGATCGCGATACAAACATTGGGTAGAATACTTTACAAGTTGGGAAAGCAATCTTACTACCAGCTCGTCCCTGAGGTGGATTTAGAGACTTACCAGCGTGACGGAGGTTCAAAAGAAGTCATAAATAAAATCTACTCGATGTTTTGGGATCTTTGTAAAGTCTGTAGAATATCAGAATGCTTAAATGATGCAGCggatgaaaaaaagacaaaacaCATATCAGTAAGGAATTACGCCGTTGATGCGCTCTGGTTGTGGAAAAGCGGCGGTGGTGATTTCAGAGATAAGTAA
- the PBN1 gene encoding Pbn1p (similar to Saccharomyces cerevisiae PBN1 (YCL052C); ancestral locus Anc_1.14) — translation MRLISRHTVLFPNAEDVGSHLTYNDTHIEIRGDAGVIAQNRWAWNTEALDNGASRSSTRITWRAPERVRGDSESSVAIEPVLCPGLNIYTNATEKHECLRMVENPVYQSVHKESFTQMADWLPSEYDTSFIKWDEVNCDYDITILNKTLEINEWCPIENEKVIEFTKPIYVNQSEVGLFYVDFHDDKDINLGGLRCTWDSVGVIENCQKTMLMYMPAHVVATTPMSIHLEKPVGLHPNLVINLENYTSCEIQCDYFAYLQLPVDLFIDRFQSGPVSIFGQQDLEQPEYRLQNNSWGSESLFILEAGKINEINLHSRYVSPAPNSSYKSVAFNAMIFKACDSNTEEVVRNPFYSKGLGYEAFFTPDTVFNHMRSTSIGVDIPVVDTSHYNTTRFATLGCIIFSMIYLFLRVFTKR, via the coding sequence ATGCGTCTCATCAGTCGTCATACAGTGTTATTTCCGAATGCTGAAGATGTTGGGAGTCATTTAACCTACAACGACACACATATTGAAATACGCGGAGATGCCGGTGTAATTGCCCAAAATAGATGGGCATGGAATACTGAGGCTTTAGATAATGGAGCGAGCAGGAGTTCGACCCGTATTACATGGAGAGCACCCGAGCGAGTAAGAGGAGATTCTGAGTCATCAGTGGCTATCGAACCGGTGTTATGCCCCGGTTTGAATATTTATACAAATGCTACTGAAAAGCATGAGTGCTTACGTATGGTCGAAAATCCTGTTTATCAATCTGTCCACAAAGAGAGCTTTACTCAAATGGCAGATTGGCTGCCGAGCGAGTACGATACCTCGTTCATCAAATGGGATGAAGTAAATTGTGATTATGATATTACTATACTTAATAAAACCCTTGAAATTAATGAATGGTGCCCGATtgagaatgaaaaggtTATTGAATTTACTAAACCAATCTATGTCAACCAATCGGAGGTCGGTCTTTTTTATGTCGATTTTCATGACGATAAAGATATCAATCTAGGTGGTCTTCGATGCACCTGGGATTCTGTTGGCGTCATTGAAAACTGTCAAAAGACAATGTTGATGTACATGCCAGCTCACGTTGTTGCAACAACTCCAATGTCGATCCATTTGGAGAAACCTGTGGGATTGCATCCGAATCTCGTTataaatttggaaaactaTACATCATGTGAAATCCAGTGCGATTATTTTGCCTATTTACAACTACCTGTAGATTTATTTATCGATAGGTTTCAGTCGGGACCTGTATCTATCTTTGGTCAACAAGATTTAGAGCAACCGGAATATAGACTACAGAATAATTCGTGGGGATCAGAATCCTTATTTATTCTGGAAGCTGGAAAAATTAACGAGATTAATTTGCACTCAAGATATGTGTCGCCGGCACCTAATTCCAGTTATAAGTCAGTCGCGTTTAATGCAATGATTTTTAAAGCTTGTGACTCTAACACGGAAGAAGTCGTGAGAAACCCGTTTTATTCCAAAGGCTTAGGGTATGAAGCATTTTTTACTCCTGACACTGTCTTCAATCATATGCGATCAACATCTATTGGTGTAGATATTCCAGTTGTAGATACATCTCACTACAACACGACACGCTTTGCAACACTAGGGTGTATCATATTTTCTATGATATACCTATTTTTAAGAGTGTTCACTAAGCGTTAA
- the SPB1 gene encoding 27S pre-rRNA (guanosine2922-2'-O)-methyltransferase (similar to Saccharomyces cerevisiae SPB1 (YCL054W); ancestral locus Anc_1.13): MGKTQKKNSKGRLDRYYYLAKEKGYRARSSFKIIQINEKFGHFLEKSKVVIDLCAAPGSWCQVASKLCPINSLIVGVDIVPMKPIPNVTLFQSDITTEDCRSKLRGYMKTWKADTVLHDGAPNVGLGWVQDAFTQSQLTLQALKLAVENLVVNGTFVTKIFRSKDYNKLMWVFQQLFDKVEATKPPASRNVSAEIFVVCKGFKAPKRLDPRLLDPKEVFEELPDGPQNMESKVFNPEKKVRKRQGYEEGDTLLYHEMPIMDFVKTDDPITMLGKMNRLTVDEGDHEWKIVKKLKQTTSEFLECIKDLKVLGRSDFKMLLKWKKAAAEILDYGKEEVKTEIETTPLTEDEQIEKELQELQAKQRLNQKREKRKKNEVKQKELTRMQMNMLTPADIGIEAADIGRDSIFNLKTAEKTGILDKLAKGKKRMIFNEDATQNDDIHIDEDAPPQDRDDAAEANDLEAELDAMYENYKTNKAERNARFRAKMARGGDQEDEWTGFAEKVDVQDQDEGNVHTYDDEDSEQESDGDEAITSLISKLKGKSGDSKLSNKARMLFNDPIFENVEPDLLKVRPSAPAASDESSVPAKRKHVDLEEKEEESSDDEDNSSDSSDFELVANEESEQEGFSSDYDSEEEKSHISKQKHSKEVDIATVEAMTLAHQLALGQKTKHDLVDEGFNRYSFRDSENLPAWFTEEERNHSKINKPITKEAAMALKEKMKTLNARPIKKVAEAKARKKMRSLARLEKIKKKAGLIVDDNDKSEKDKSEEIAKLMRKVTKKPKTKPKVTLVYASGKNKGLSGRPKGIKGKYKMVDGVMKNEQRALRRIAKKHHKKK; encoded by the coding sequence ATGGGTAAAACtcagaagaagaatagTAAAGGTCGTTTGGATAGGTACTATTATCTTGCTAAGGAAAAAGGTTACCGTGCTcgttcttctttcaaaatcatccaaataaatgaaaagtttggaCATTTCTTGGAGAAATCCAAGGTAGTGATTGATTTATGTGCTGCACCAGGTTCGTGGTGCCAGGTAGCTTCAAAACTCTGCCCAATCAACTCTTTGATTGTAGGTGTTGATATTGTTCCCATGAAGCCAATTCCAAATGTaactctttttcaaagtgATATTACCACTGAGGATTGTCGTTCCAAGCTAAGGGGATATATGAAAACATGGAAAGCTGATACAGTTCTACACGATGGTGCTCCTAACGTGGGTCTTGGCTGGGTCCAAGATGCTTTTACACAATCACAGTTGACTTTACAAGCCCTGAAATTAGCCGTTGAAAATTTGGTAGTGAATGGTACTTTCGTTactaaaattttcagatctAAAGACTATAATAAATTGATGTGGGTTTTTCAAcagctttttgataaagttgAAGCTACGAAACCACCAGCGTCTAGAAATGTGTCTGCTGAAATATTCGTTGTCTGCAAGGGTTTCAAGGCACCAAAAAGGTTAGATCCAAGACTGTTAGATCCTAAGGAGGTGTTTGAAGAACTACCAGATGGTCCTCAGAATATGGAATCAAAGGTTTTTAATCCGGAGAAAAAAGTTAGAAAAAGACAAGGTTACGAAGAAGGCGATACCTTATTATATCATGAAATGCCAATTATGGATTTTGTCAAAACTGATGATCCAATTACTATGTTGGGTAAAATGAACAGGCTAACTGTGGATGAAGGTGACCATGAGTGGAAGATTgtgaaaaaactgaaacAAACTACCTCAGAATTTCTGGAGTGTATCAAAGATTTAAAAGTACTAGGCAGAtctgatttcaaaatgctTTTAAAGTGGAAAAAAGCTGCTGCTGAAATTTTAGACTACGGTAAGGAAGAAGTGAAGACAGAGATTGAGACTACTCCTTTAACAGAAGATGAGCAGATAGAGAAGGAGTTACAGGAGCTACAAGCTAAACAACGTCTAAACCAGAAGAgagaaaagaggaagaagaacGAGGTTAAACAGAAGGAGCTAACCAGAATGCAAATGAATATGCTTACCCCTGCTGACATTGGTATTGAAGCTGCTGATATTGGTAGAGAttctattttcaatttgaaaacaGCCGAAAAGACAGGCATTCTTGACAAATTAGCAAAGGgtaagaaaagaatgattttcaatgaagatgcaacacaaaatgatgatattcACATCGACGAGGATGCTCCTCCACAGGATAGAGATGATGCTGCTGAAGCTAATGACTTAGAAGCTGAACTAGACGCAATGTACGAAAACTACAAGACGAATAAGGCTGAGAGAAATGCTAGGTTCAGAGCCAAAATGGCTCGTGGAGGAGATCAAGAAGATGAGTGGACAGGTTTCGCTGAAAAAGTCGATGTGCAAGATCAAGACGAAGGAAACGTGCATACCTATGACGACGAAGATTCCGAACAGGAATCGGATGGCGATGAAGCTATAACCAGTTTGATAAGCAAACTCAAGGGCAAGTCAGGCGACAGCAAACTAAGCAATAAAGCTAGAATGCTCTTCAATGATCctatctttgaaaatgttgaacCTGATTTATTAAAAGTAAGACCAAGCGCACCAGCGGCCTCAGACGAATCCAGTGTACCAGCCAAAAGAAAACATGTtgatttggaagagaaagagGAGGAAAGCAGTGACGACGAAGATAACAGTTCAGATAGCTCTGATTTTGAACTTGTAGCGAATGAGGAATCCGAACAGGAGGGATTCTCTTCGGATTATGactctgaagaagaaaaatccCACATTAGTAAGCAAAAGCATTCGAAAGAGGTAGATATTGCAACTGTGGAGGCCATGACTCTTGCGCATCAGTTAGCGTTAGGTCAAAAGACCAAACACGATTTGGTCGATGAAGGTTTTAATAGATACTCTTTCCGCGATTCTGAGAATTTACCTGCATGGTTtacagaagaagaaaggaatCATTCGAAGATCAACAAGCCAATCACGAAGGAGGCTGCAATGGCTCTaaaggaaaagatgaagacTTTAAATGCAAGACCTATCAAAAAGGTTGCTGAAGCAAAAGccagaaaaaagatgcgTTCTTTGGCCCGTctggaaaagatcaaaaagaaagcagGATTAATTGtcgatgataatgataaatCAGAGAAGGATAAGTCCGAAGAGATTGCAAAATTGATGCGTAAAGTTACCAAAAAGCCGAAGACTAAGCCTAAAGTTACTCTTGTTTACGCAAGTGGCAAAAATAAGGGATTGTCAGGTAGGCCCAAGGGTATAAAGGGTAAATATAAAATGGTGGACGGTGTCATGAAGAATGAACAGAGGGCATTGAGAAGGATAGCTAAAAAACACcacaaaaagaaataa
- a CDS encoding uncharacterized protein (similar to Saccharomyces cerevisiae LRE1 (YCL051W) and HLR1 (YDR528W); ancestral locus Anc_1.15) gives MTDTQHLLVADALPIENSTTPSKKGHRHKRSFAISGDFDFLKQPGTVPPMICSSPGSATTNSYTHNIQTGQRQEDNYSCPSEAMPRSPFKLSNQASNLSPRFFISEEPKFSSPFRGVPDAIINLDDALKAKPRSFKNHKRSESAPPDLAILLNSKNSTSGTVMIEEEDDESPTNSDSSGSSNTEKDTVFPSLISPLRPQSPTPNPHNYDMNGSPVQSKNTGYTSNSSKVNTLKINGQKQRYHYYTKKLSINAISNVEPQSLKEKGSFGSLSSGVNRTPLSTACTPLMQISTPSTPVSLNNNNAIFNAYKYEGFEKGPISPVRVHRSSVYNNRNMTQQNHNNNSKKNTNATFKYESISYDIPQEPNKCDSVSSRDDKTLMKKDIIFQDDGDVTGSIKQDDAKLELSPYEEQRNENVLSKEILFGEPGDAVDLSTLPSSRRSSNENREPLSKQEMAPIMQVTSFVKESRSRGFEASQDSRSVSDSILLTGGRPHRHKKTVKSKLNNFFANFFSKSSNESNLSEKKP, from the coding sequence ATGACTGATACGCAGCATCTGCTTGTGGCGGATGCTCTTCCTATAGAAAACAGCACCACTCCATCTAAAAAAGGACATCGCCACAAAAGATCTTTTGCGATATCGGGAGATTTCGATTTCTTGAAGCAGCCTGGCACTGTACCTCCGATGATTTGTTCTTCTCCCGGGTCTGCCACTACGAATTCATATACCCATAATATACAAACAGGGCAGCGCCAAGAAGATAATTACTCATGCCCATCGGAGGCCATGCCCCGATCTCCATTTAAGCTGTCTAATCAAGCCTCAAATTTAAGTCCACGATTTTTCATTAGTGAGGAACCAAAGTTCTCGTCCCCATTTCGTGGCGTTCCGGATGCAATCATCAATCTAGATGATGCATTGAAGGCAAAACCAAGATCCTTCAAGAATCATAAACGTTCGGAGTCGGCCCCTCCGGATCTTGCCATCCTTCTTAACTCTAAGAATTCTACGAGTGGAACGGTTATGattgaggaagaagatgacgaaTCGCCCACTAATTCAGACAGTAGTGGTAGCTCAAATACTGAAAAAGACACGGTTTTCCCAAGTCTAATCTCTCCACTTCGGCCGCAATCTCCAACTCCCAATCCTCACAACTATGATATGAATGGTTCGCCGGTTCAATCGAAAAATACGGGCTATACTTCTAACAGCAGCAAAGTAAatactttgaaaataaacgGGCAAAAGCAAAGGTATCATTATTACACCAAGAAATTATCCATAAATGCTATCTCTAATGTAGAGCCTCAGTCCCTGAAGGAGAAGGGCTCTTTTGGTTCGCTGTCGTCCGGAGTGAATAGGACGCCTTTATCAACTGCCTGCACGCCGTTGATGCAGATATCGACACCTTCTACTCCTGTTTCATTAAATAACAATAATGCAATCTTTAACGCATACAAATACGAAGGATTTGAGAAGGGACCCATAAGTCCGGTAAGAGTCCATCGATCTTCAGTTTACAATAATCGAAATATGACTCAACAAAAccacaacaacaacagtaaaaaaaacacaaatGCAACcttcaaatatgaaagTATAAGCTATGATATACCACAAGAACCGAACAAATGCGACTCAGTTTCTTCAAGAGATGATAAAACGCTCATGAAAAAGGATATAATTTTCCAGGATGATGGCGATGTCACGGGCTCTATAAAGCAGGATGATGCCAAGTTAGAGCTGTCCCCTTACGaagaacaaagaaatgaaaatgttcTTTCGAAAGAAATTCTCTTTGGCGAACCTGGGGATGCTGTTGACCTTTCCACATTGCCTTCATCAAGAAGAAGCTCTAACGAGAATAGAGAACCTTTATCAAAACAAGAAATGGCACCAATAATGCAGGTCACTAGTTTTGTTAAAGAGTCTCGTTCGCGTGGTTTCGAAGCCTCTCAGGATTCAAGAAGCGTTAGTGATAGTATACTTTTGACGGGAGGTAGGCCTCACAGGCATAAGAAAACTGTAAAATCCAAATTGAACAACTTTTTCgctaattttttcagcaagAGTAGTAATGAAAGTAACTTGAGTGAGAAAAAGCCATAA